The window TATTAGCCATTCATCAACAATATGGTTTTGATGAACTAACGTTAAGAAATTACCTAGCTAATTTTGTTGATTATACAACGAATGAGATTGAGATGAAGAAGTTCAAATATGCGTTAGTTAATCGTTCTACTCAACAAGTAGAGCCAGCCACTCAAGTAGGAGAAGTTGTCTCGTCAAATAAACCCGTCATTCAGGAGGATACTAAGGCGTTACAAAGCTTAAATGAGCAAGAACGTCATCTTGTCATCTCTAGTAACGAATATGCACCAATGGAGTTCTTAGAAGCTATCAAATCGGATAAGAAGGGGTCTGTGGTCATTACAGAGCGTTGGGCGATTGAAAAATTAGTAAAACAATCGGGATTATCTAATAGTGTGATTAATATTTTAATTCATTATTTATTATCTGTTCAGAATAAGGCAACCTTTGAAGAAATCACAGCCTTTAAAATTGCCAATGATTGGTCACAATCAGGCGTAAAAACGCCTGCTGATGCAATTAACCGGACAAAGAAAACGTATCACGATAAACAAAATAAAACGAAAAATGTACAGTATAATAATAAAACATATAACAATAAACCCGTCCGTAAAGAAACATTGCCGGATTGGGTGAACCAAGAAACAAAAGAAACGAAAATGTCTGCTGAAAAGCAAGCCTTGATGAGAGAAAAGTTGCGACAAATGCGACAAAAAGGAAAAGATGGTGAGAAATAATGGAAAATTTAGGCGATGAAATGAAAAAAGTTATGCGTCATAATGCGTGGCAAGATCGTTATCAACATTTGGTTGATACCGTGATGCAAGACAAGTATGTGCAACGTTTTTTATCAGAGAATGAAGACAAAATCACACAGGAATTAGTAGAAAAAAGCTATGCTAAACTGTATGAATTTGTCCAAGAAAGACGCAAATTTGATGAAGGAAGTCCTTCAATGATTGCCCCAGGCTATGAGCCAATTTTATTTCTAAACTATCGTTCAATTGATGTGACTTATGTTCCGACGAATGAATTGTTAGCCAAGCAAGAAGCTGATGCAATTAAGCGTCGTGTGAAAGCCATTGATATTCCCAAAGACGTACGTGACGCGACGTTTGATGCGTTTGAACTAACCGATGAACGAGAACATGCGTATTCAGAATGTGTGGATTTTGTGAATCATTACATTGAACAGCCAAAAATTTTCCGACAAGGTCTTTATTTACAAGGTTCTTTTGGTGTTGGAAAAACGTATTTGTTAGGGGCAATGGCCAATGAATTAGCACAGTCAGGCTTTCATACCACACTCATTCATTTTCCAACATTTGCTGTTGAAATTAAACAAGCGATAGGTAATAATACATTGAATGAAAAATTAGAAGAAGTAAAAAAAGCGCCAATATTAATGATTGATGACATTGGAGCAGACTCAATGAGTGCCTGGATTCGCGATGATATTTTAGGTGTTATTTTACAATATCGAATGCAAGAGCAATTACCAACATTCTTTAGTTCTAATTTTGATATGGAACAATTAGAAGTTCAACATTTACGTCAATCACAACGTGGCGATGACGAACCACTAAAAGCTAAACGAATCATGGAACGTATTAAATATTTATCTAAAGAAATTAAAATGATTGGTTTAAATCGACGTCTTCAATAAGTTGAGCATTCTATCATCACCTGTCAAGAAAATTTCATTGACAAAGAATTAACTAGCTAGTATAATAATTTTTGTTGCGCAAGGAGAGTGAAAATAGTGAAATGGTCATTAATGGAACTAAGAAGGTATCAACATGAACCCTTAGTGATAGATACAACAATTGAATTAGCCGATACGTTATTAAAACGTGATGAGACAATTTTAGGTGTTGGTCCAGTTAAAGTGGTAGGAACAATTAATGTTGAACCAAGAGAGTATATTGCTCAAGTTCAATTTGATGTTGTCTTAACCTTACCATCAAGTCGTTCACTAGAACCTGTTGATTATCCAATGACGATTGCCTTTGATGAAATCTATATGATTCCTGAAGAGTATGCCTTGGTCAAAGGAACAGAAGGTTATGAACATGCTATTATTTTAGAAAGTTCAACCTTAGATTTGCGCGAAGCAATTGAGGATTACATTTTGTTAAATATCCCGTTAAAAGTTTTAACGGAAGAAGAAATGCTTGCTGATGAATTACCAAGTGGTGATGCATGGACAATCATGTCTGAAGAAGATTATTTATACCAACAAATGGAAACTCAAGCCCAAACAATTGATCCTCGTCTTGCAAAATTGTCAGCTTTGTTAGATAATAACGAAGAATCTGATTAATCGCAAGATTGGAATAGATTTACTACTTCGGTAGTAAAAATGAGTTAAGGAGGTGTAGTTCAAGATGGCAGTACCTGCAAGAAGAACTTCAAAAGCTAAAAAAGCAAAACGTCGTACTCACTACAAATTATCAGTACCTGGAATGAGCACATGCTCAAACTGTGGCGAAATGAAACGCAGCCACCATGTATGTCCTGAATGTGGTCAATATGATGGAAAAGATGTTGTAAACACAACAGCTGAATAATACATTTTTTAGAAAATGTTTAAAACCGTTAGACAACCATGGAGTCTAGCGGTTTTTTTATATGATTTATTAGTTCATTAAGTTTAAATTAATGCCACTTTAATGTATAATAAGATAGGAAAATGCGTAATCATTGATTACTAGTAGGAGGAACAACATGTCTAAACAACAAATCGGTGTCGTCGGAATGGCGGTAATGGGGAAAAATTTAGCATTAAATATTGAAAGTCGTGGTTATTCTGTTTCAGTCTTTAACCGTTCAGCATCAAGAACAGAAGAAGCAATTGCAGAAAACCCTGGGAAAAAGTTAGTTCCAACTTATACAATTGAAGAGTTTGTTGATTCTTTAGAAACACCTAGAAAAATTATGCTGATGGTTCAAGCAGGAGCAGCAACTGATGCAACAATTCAAAGTTTATTGCCTCACTTAGATAAGGGCGATATTTTAATTGACGGTGGGAATACATTTTTCCGCGATACAATGAGACGTAATGAAGAATTAGCTAACTCTGGCATTAACTTTATCGGAACAGGCGTTTCTGGTGGTGAAGAAGGTGCTTTAAAAGGTCCAGCTATCATGCCAGGTGGGCAAAAAGAAGCCTATGACTTAGTTGCACCAATCTTTGAACAAATTGCAGCTAAGGCTGAAGATGGCGAAGCTTGTGTGACGTATATTGGCCCTAACGGAGCAGGTCATTATGTTAAGATGGCACATAACGGGATCGAATATGGTGATATGCAATTAATTGCTGAATCATATGATTTAATGTCTCGCTTATTAGGCCTTTCTGTTGATGAAATGGCAGAGATTTTTAACGAATGGAACCAAGGTGAGTTAGATAGTTACTTAATCGAAATTACAGCAGATATTTTGACCCACAAAGATGATGAAACAGGTAAACCATTAGTAGATGTTATCTTAGATGCTGCAGGTAATAAAGGAACAGGTAAATGGACCAGTCAAAGTGCATTAGATTTAGGCGTGCCACTACCGTTAATTACCGAATCAGTGTTTGCTCGTTATATTTCAGCAATGAAAGAAGAACGTGTTGAAGCAAGTGCTAAAATTAAAGGGCTAGATGTTACACCTTTTGATGGTGATAAAAAAGAATTAGTAGAAAAAATTCGTGAAGCGTTATATTTCAGTAAAATCATGAGTTACGCACAAGGCTTTGCGCAATTACGTATTGCCAGTGAAGAATATGGATGGGATTTAAACTATGGAGAAATTGCTAAAATTTTCCGTGCAGGTTGTATCATTCGTGCAAAATTCTTACAAAAAATTACTGATGCCTATGCAGAAAATCCAGAATTGAAAAACTTATTATTAGATGATTACTTCAATGAAATCACTCAAAAATATCAAAAATCAGTTCGTGAAGTCGTGGCATTGGCTGTACAAGCTGGCGTACCAGTTCCAACATTCTCTTCTGCGATTGCTTACTATGACTCATATCGTAGTGCAGATTTACCAGCTAATATTATTCAAGCACAACGTGACTACTTTGGTGCACATACATTCAAACGTAAAGACAAAGAAGGCACATTCCATCATGATTGGTATACAAAATAATTAAAAAAAAGGGGGTGTATTATCACTTATCACACCTCCTTTTTATTTTTTAATAAGATAGCTTTTTTGAGTTGAAATCGTTATAATTAAAATAGAAAAGATTGATGAAATGTTAATAGAAAGGAATTAATCTTAATGAACCGTATATTAATTATTGAAGATGAAAAAAATCTTGCACGCTTCGTTGAATTAGAATTGAAACACGAAGGTTATGAAGTTGAAGTTCATTATAATGGTCGTACAGGATTAGAAGCAGCCTTGGGTAGTAGTTGGGATGCTATATTATTAGACTTAATGTTGCCTGAATTGAATGGTTTAGAAGTTTGTCGACGTGTTCGTCAAGTGAAAGACACACCGATTATTATGATGACAGCTCGTGATTCTGTTATCGACCGAGTATCAGGTTTAGACCATGGAGCAGATGATTATATTGTTAAGCCATTTGCTATTGAGGAATTATTAGCACGCTTACGTGCCTTATTGCGCCGAATTGATTTTGAAGGGGATCGTAACGTA is drawn from Vagococcus xieshaowenii and contains these coding sequences:
- a CDS encoding response regulator transcription factor; amino-acid sequence: MNRILIIEDEKNLARFVELELKHEGYEVEVHYNGRTGLEAALGSSWDAILLDLMLPELNGLEVCRRVRQVKDTPIIMMTARDSVIDRVSGLDHGADDYIVKPFAIEELLARLRALLRRIDFEGDRNVVKQTTLEYRDLTIEKENRVVRRNHEIIELTKREYELLLTLMENINVVLARDVLLKKVWGYETEVETNVVDVYIRYLRNKIDVSGEDSYIQTVRGTGYVMRS
- a CDS encoding replication initiation and membrane attachment family protein, with amino-acid sequence MGNKGRELKAKDTFFVQLTELVSDVDLNVLNTLYRPLLGTKAFGLYHAFYMMTPHYPFESLETFHSDLFSECDLGLLDFVEARKKLEALGLLRVFVQTENETQTFLYRVEKPMSYHAFLKDDMLSLMLLDRVGQRRFERLMQEIPQRASLPDGYHEVTTKFVDVYQPSRLGVSAKPKEVATVQEEMSISKRPTFIQPETFDWSYFEQLMARYNLVPHHLLTIKNELLAIHQQYGFDELTLRNYLANFVDYTTNEIEMKKFKYALVNRSTQQVEPATQVGEVVSSNKPVIQEDTKALQSLNEQERHLVISSNEYAPMEFLEAIKSDKKGSVVITERWAIEKLVKQSGLSNSVINILIHYLLSVQNKATFEEITAFKIANDWSQSGVKTPADAINRTKKTYHDKQNKTKNVQYNNKTYNNKPVRKETLPDWVNQETKETKMSAEKQALMREKLRQMRQKGKDGEK
- the dnaI gene encoding primosomal protein DnaI, which gives rise to MENLGDEMKKVMRHNAWQDRYQHLVDTVMQDKYVQRFLSENEDKITQELVEKSYAKLYEFVQERRKFDEGSPSMIAPGYEPILFLNYRSIDVTYVPTNELLAKQEADAIKRRVKAIDIPKDVRDATFDAFELTDEREHAYSECVDFVNHYIEQPKIFRQGLYLQGSFGVGKTYLLGAMANELAQSGFHTTLIHFPTFAVEIKQAIGNNTLNEKLEEVKKAPILMIDDIGADSMSAWIRDDILGVILQYRMQEQLPTFFSSNFDMEQLEVQHLRQSQRGDDEPLKAKRIMERIKYLSKEIKMIGLNRRLQ
- the gndA gene encoding NADP-dependent phosphogluconate dehydrogenase, with amino-acid sequence MSKQQIGVVGMAVMGKNLALNIESRGYSVSVFNRSASRTEEAIAENPGKKLVPTYTIEEFVDSLETPRKIMLMVQAGAATDATIQSLLPHLDKGDILIDGGNTFFRDTMRRNEELANSGINFIGTGVSGGEEGALKGPAIMPGGQKEAYDLVAPIFEQIAAKAEDGEACVTYIGPNGAGHYVKMAHNGIEYGDMQLIAESYDLMSRLLGLSVDEMAEIFNEWNQGELDSYLIEITADILTHKDDETGKPLVDVILDAAGNKGTGKWTSQSALDLGVPLPLITESVFARYISAMKEERVEASAKIKGLDVTPFDGDKKELVEKIREALYFSKIMSYAQGFAQLRIASEEYGWDLNYGEIAKIFRAGCIIRAKFLQKITDAYAENPELKNLLLDDYFNEITQKYQKSVREVVALAVQAGVPVPTFSSAIAYYDSYRSADLPANIIQAQRDYFGAHTFKRKDKEGTFHHDWYTK
- a CDS encoding YceD family protein; protein product: MKWSLMELRRYQHEPLVIDTTIELADTLLKRDETILGVGPVKVVGTINVEPREYIAQVQFDVVLTLPSSRSLEPVDYPMTIAFDEIYMIPEEYALVKGTEGYEHAIILESSTLDLREAIEDYILLNIPLKVLTEEEMLADELPSGDAWTIMSEEDYLYQQMETQAQTIDPRLAKLSALLDNNEESD
- the rpmF gene encoding 50S ribosomal protein L32: MAVPARRTSKAKKAKRRTHYKLSVPGMSTCSNCGEMKRSHHVCPECGQYDGKDVVNTTAE